The Montipora capricornis isolate CH-2021 chromosome 3, ASM3666992v2, whole genome shotgun sequence genome includes the window TAAGTGTTCTGAAAAATTTAATGGCTCCTAGATTGCGTTCATAAATGAAATTTTTATTAAACTATGCGTCATAGGTCATCTTCCATATTTTCTGACAATTTTATGAACTTTAACATTTTTTACTTTGGAAATTGTCATTACAAACGCTCCAAGGTTTGGCGAGATCTTAGAATTTGCGATTTGTTTTATTAGGAGTTGTAGATAATACAACAAATGTATAGGTTGACTAAACTAAGATAGTTTAGGATGGGAAAGAAAAGTTGACGAAAAGAAATAAACTCGGAAagattgataatgtaaattgtatCCGGTTGTTGCAGTGGTGAGTCCTATTTTGGTTTAATGTTTGTATAATGAAGGCTCCAGCCGGATAGTAAACATCACTTTTCCTGAAATAAACCATTTCAGTTTTCCGGCATGTTAGCTAAGGCAAGTCAGTGAACAAAATTTAACAGACACTTCCCTGAGTAGGCTGAAGTAGGCTGACTTTGCAACCTGAACAAAATGGAAGCTGAATATATCACTGCAATGTTGTTGTCATCAGTTTACCCCTATTGTTTAGTGATGATAGCTTAAAATTCCTCGTAAAATAGTGATTTAGAAAATATAAACCTGAGAGTCTAATGAGAGTTTCTTATTACGTATTGCCGACTCTTACTATTGCAATCGTTGAAAAAACTGTTAATTGCCATCCTACTCATCTCAAGACAAGAGGAAATCTCACTCGGTATAAACTAAACTACCGAGCTATTCATTATCAGTGCATATTTTTACAGAATGTTCCTATAATGACTTGTAAACGGTACGTTACAACCATTATGTTTGATATATTTATTAGTTCAACAACGTTCAATTTTTGTAATCGGCACCCAAGCTCATAAAGTTCATGTGTTTGAGTACCGATTTTAATGCTATAAGTGCCGAATTTAACATTCAATCAATACTATTAGAGGCAATTAGATGTTAAATAATGCGTTGTTCTTTTGCTGCTGGATCTGTCAGCAGCATTTGACACCGTTGATCATAAGATCTTATTACACAGATTGCGATCCAGGTTTGGTATAAAAGGAAAAGCGCTTTCGTGGCCTCAGTCTTATCTTACGGATCGTTCCCAGTCAGTTCAGATTGTTGGATTTACCTCTTCAGCTCGTCCGCTCAGATTTGGTGTACCCCAGGGGTCCGTGTTGGGTCCGTTGCTGTATCTCTTGTACACTAGGTGACCTAATACGACGCCATGATATGGACTTCCAtcaatatgctgatgatactcaactGCATACCACCTTCAGTTGCGATGATCAGGATGATCTTACCACTACAATTTTCCGGATTGAAAGCTTTCTTGATGATATCACTAACTGGATGACTACTAACAAACTGAAACTAAATACTGATAAAACGGAACTTCTTATTCTCTATTCTAGGTTCAGACTGCCCCCACGGTTACCTTCTATTAAAATAGGAACTGATGTCATCGAGCCTACAAATAAGGCGCGTAATATCGGCGTCATTTTCGACAACACCGTAACGATGTCTTTTCATATTAACAACATGATAGTTAAAGGGGCATTCTACCACCTAAGAAATATAGCTGAGATTCGTAAGTATATCAATGTCACAACGGCTGAAGCTCTTGTGCACGCATTTGTAAATTCAAAGCTGGATTTTTGCAACTCGCTTTTATATGGTCTTCCCAAGTATGAAATTAACAAACTACAAGGTGTTCAAAACGTTGCAGCACGTGTGATTGCCTGCTTAAGTAAGTTTGATCACATAAGTGATACTCTAAAGGAGTTGCACTGGTTACCGGTGGAGCAAAGAATAATCTTTAAGATTAATCTTATTTCTTTTAAGGTACGTAACAATTTAGCTCCTGATTATTTGGTTGACCTAATCCATGTTTATGAACCTGCGAGGTACCTTTGCTCAGCTTCAGACAAGTGGCGTCTTGTCATTGAACCCTATAACTTAAAGACATACGGTTTAAGGACTTTTTCAGTCATTTCCCCTATACTCTGGAACGATTTGCCTATTGACATTAGATCGATCGATGATGTAAATAAGTTTAAATCTAAATTGAAGACCTCTCTTTTTAAGAGAGTTTATGAATTATCTTagtattctctgtaattttgtgattATGTAATTTTTTATGTAATGATTTcaggtttttaatttttttaatccttgaagcattgtaaagcgcttagcACTGGAAAGtataggcgctatataaatatttattattattattattattattattattattattaattagacTACTTCGATGCACTGCATTgtgatgatatgatgatatcgTACTAACCGTATGAACGATGATAACGTACTAGTCGCTCGTGTTCAGTTCTCGTTGGtgaaaattttattatttaGGATGTACTTCGTTACAGATTTACTTACCTaaagcaacagcagctgtaacGCTGAAACTCATGAAATTTAAAATGATCACCAAGAAACAAACTCAGAGGCCCTAATTACGGCTTCCAATCACCATTCCGGTcacttttttgttgttggaCAAGCAGCAGAATTCCAGTgtactatttaaacaatagagtgtttctgtcgaggaactatcggctgatagttgccccacggaaatttgatgttcttaaaagcgaagcttcgagggcaaatatgctagttttaagaacatcaaatttccaaggggcaactatcagaccgatagttccgagacataaacactctattatctttattgttcactactaaattttcttccgcgcgccagctcaaaaatcatgttgaattattttcaactttattagacgaaagccgtgtcagccaataaaaaatttgaaaaagaaaataaacaaaaaccctcttaatacaatttcgattgtttattttccataaggccgcttgtttacagaggtattttcagcggacgactactatccatccgggtattctCCTCGGaagggcactatgggctgatagtgtctctccgcggacgaacactatcgcgtcacgtgatcaatttaaaccaataagaatcggagaaaatttagtggtgaactataattgATAATATGAACCTTCAGAATCGTGGTCGTAAAATTGGCTATCACCGAGTAAACAAAATGAGTCTTACTAAAAAGAGGGTTGTTACGTGACCCTGCGTCTCCTCGCGTTGAATCCTGGATAAGGTTAGTTATATACACATCATGTTTCCAAGGCGAAACTTCCTTGTGACAAATTGAAGGATTTATATCTAACGATGTGCACTATTTTGTTTCACAACTACCAATTAATATCATCTCCCAAAGACACATCACCTGCCGCATGGTCTGTGTGATCTTAAACGACGATTTGGAATCGTTTTCATCAAGAAATGGCTCGCCAAAGATTCATCAAGATTTCAGTGACTGTTGTTGCTTTGCTTTGTACGTATACCTGGTTATGTCATGCGACAGATTGACACGACACGAAAACCTATAGCAAAGTACTGTCCAAACTGGCCAAGGAGGGATTAGGTGTCGGCGACTTGCAGTTATTGAAATATACCCAAGGGTACCCAACGACCCGTTTCGGATGATGTCTTCAAGGGATTCTCAAATCAGCTTAAAGTTTTGGACCATACGCATATGAAAAGCCATGAATTTCACCTAAAATATTTAAAGCTGGGTAAAATAGCCTTTACGTTTCAGAAAAGGTCACGGTCATAATTGCTCTTTCTGGTCCTCTGAAAGACAGACTAGCATTTTCGCGAAGCAACATTTGACGAACATATCAGAAAGGACGATTTTATTCCTCAACGTTTTCAGTCACTGAATCTTCAATAAAATAATCCGAACAGAATGACTTTAAAAACTAAATAACATCTAAGATCAGTGTCTATGTTTTACAAAGACCTTCTCTACATTATTCGGCGGTTTCTGGTTCCATGTTCACTACTCTACGTTCACTCCCTCGAGAAAGAACAGTTTTGTCACAGGTCGCTTCAGGGTACTCTCTTTTGCTCGCACTTCTACGCTCCTCACCAATCGATCTGATCCGGGGAAGACATTTAGCACCCGCCTCCACTGGTTTTTCTTCATATTGTCGTCTGCGACTAGCACAATTTCTCCGGCTCGAACATTTCTTTGCTCTTGTTGCCACTTATGCCTTTCCTGCAGAGACGGCAGGTACTCCTTCATCCAGCGCTTCCAGATATTATGCGCAAATAGCTGGTCCTGTCGCCACCTCTTTCGCCTGAACTTATCCTTTTCATCCACTATTTCCGTCGGTATATTCACAGTTGGGCGAACATTCAAGAAATGACTCGGTGTTAAAAGTTCAGCATCATCTGGACTTGAGGAGTTAGGTGTCCGTGGGTTATAGTTTGTGATGCGTTCAGCTTTGGTAAACAAAGTGCTTAGGATCTTCCCATTCATTGGATTGTTCCCAAGGATTGCCTTCAGGCTTCTCTTCACAGTCCTGACTAACCTCTCCCAGACTTCTGACATATGTGATGCTCCCAGGGGTGAAAAACTCACTTATTGTCTCTGTAGGTTAGCTCTCGTTCAACCTTGCTGTGGTCTTTCTCTCTTTGAGTACCAAAGAAATTGGTTCCGTTGTCCGAACGGATCTCCTTTACGTGTCCTCTCCGGTTCAGGAATCGCATGAGCACAAGCACGAAGTCGTAAGTTTCCAAGGATTTGGTCAATTCAGGGAATTTAAGCATCCAGGACACCCTGCGCACGGTATGTTCCCAGTTGGAGGATTGGTGTTGAGGTCCTCTACTGTCATACTGGGCTACACACTGGTAGCAAATATTTCCTTCTTCAGCTCCAGGTTTTCAGGAGGCACCGTGGTGTACTTGTTCCCAGGCCATTTGCCTTCATCTTCTCTTAGAAAGGAAGGTCCTTTTAGCCACCGGTCATTCTTGAGAAATTCATCCATCTCCAAACCACGGCTTACTTCGTCAGCTTGATTAATCTTTCCCGGACAGTGTCTCGATTGGTCTGGGTGCGTCAGTTCCCTGATCTCGTTTACTCTGTTGGCTACATAGGTTTGGAATCGTTGGCACTCGTTTTTGATATAATTCAGTGTGAACATTGAGTCTGACCAGAAGATGACCTTGTCAAATTGGAGGTCGAGCTCACTTTTGATCGTCAAGTCAATCCGTGCGACAAGAAGTGCCCCTTGCAGTTCAAGTGAGATGCTAATACTCTTGATAGGCGCATTCCTTGATTTACCGGTCAAGAAGGAACATTCGACCATGCATGGCATCTGGGTACTCGATGTGCAGATAAGTGGCAGTACCATAACCAATCTCTGAAGTATCGCAGAAGTGATGTAGCTGCAGCCTGGCTCCTTCATGGTCTAAGCGGCTGAAATGTCATCGTgggatgcttaatctctctaggAAAGGATGGGAGCCTTTCCACTTCTTCCACTTCTCTAGACTCTCCCCACTGATTGGCTGGTCCCATAGAAGTTTCCGTCTCCAACATCACTggggtagcaaaattcaaaGGATCAAAGACTGATGAAATCGTTGATCTTTTTCTCTGACCTTAACTTGGTGGAACATACTTTCGATATCTGCTACTAGAGCTGTGTTGTCTTGGTGGAATCTCAAGAGTACTCCAACTAGACTGTTGGTGTAGTCAAGTCACTGTAAAAGGTTATTGTTGAGCGACGTTCCTTCATGGTCTGCGGCGGCGTCAATGACAACGCGTACTTTGTCGGGCTTGTTGGGACTGACAACAGCAAAATGTGGTAGATACCAGGCTCTAGGCCCTCGTGTTGAAACCTCTTCCAGGGACAGCTTACGGGCGTGCCCCTTGGCAATATACTCATCCGTATCTGCACAATACTTAACCTTGAGCCCCAAGTTGCGGAAGAATTTCCTTTGCAGAATCTCTAGTCTTCTTTCAGCCTGACAGTGATTGTTTGGCAACCTCGGCTCCTCATCGCGCCACAGCAGACCAGTCTCGAAATTTCCCCCACACATTCTAGTTGtcttttgtaatattttgacTGCGTGCCAGTCCTCCTTGGAAAAGTTGTGGGACACTTGAATGGTATGCTCACTGCCTTCAGTTTCGTTTGTACCGATAGTTTATTACTTACTTattaggcgcaaattaacatctgaatatgatcaaatgcgccttacaactaaaactacgcctaaaaattacaataaatatatatacGTAAGAATACTTGAAATTAATAACTTAAAAAGTAGTCAAACTAATAATAACAGGCAAAAGCCTTCCTAAATAAATAAGTCCTTATAGTtcgtttaaaaaccaaaaagttTTCAATGTCTCTAATACTCGCAGGAATGCTGTTCCACAATACAGGGGCAGCTGTTTGCAATGATCTGTCTCccagagttttctttgttttctttatgggcAACTGTAATAGTAGTTCTTTAGAAGAACGAAGCTGGTACTTACATTTA containing:
- the LOC138039882 gene encoding uncharacterized protein; the encoded protein is MSEVWERLVRTVKRSLKAILGNNPMNGKILSTLFTKAERITNYNPRTPNSSSPDDAELLTPSHFLNVRPTVNIPTEIVDEKDKFRRKRWRQDQLFAHNIWKRWMKEYLPSLQERHKWQQEQRNVRAGEIVLVADDNMKKNQWRRVLNVFPGSDRLVRSVEVRAKESTLKRPVTKLFFLEGVNVE